A genomic stretch from Serratia entomophila includes:
- a CDS encoding aspartyl/asparaginyl beta-hydroxylase domain-containing protein produces MSAIYDWSVLALRNVYDRRIQGTPVLDCAALFPDAQRFTAHWRQIRDEALAVAHDLHNIPRFHEIMSEQASISANDARDWRMFIMQAYGQPIPRNLARCPTLAGIIAASPDVLSASLSFLAPGKQVPAHRGPFRGILRGYLVLDMPKREDGSPAAVLKVDGREYRLREGEFMLWDDTFEHEVWNDSEQVRTVLLLDVRRRDLPGGLRLLSRAIIALVRLNVRWIQRTF; encoded by the coding sequence CCGGTGCTGGACTGCGCCGCATTGTTCCCGGACGCGCAGCGCTTTACCGCACACTGGCGGCAGATCCGCGACGAAGCGCTGGCCGTCGCCCATGACCTGCATAATATCCCGCGTTTTCACGAGATCATGAGCGAACAGGCGTCGATCTCCGCCAATGACGCGCGCGACTGGCGCATGTTCATCATGCAAGCCTACGGCCAACCCATCCCCCGCAACCTGGCGCGCTGCCCGACGCTGGCCGGCATCATCGCCGCTTCACCGGACGTGCTGTCCGCTTCGCTCTCCTTCCTGGCACCCGGCAAACAGGTGCCGGCGCACCGCGGCCCGTTCCGCGGCATTTTGCGCGGCTATCTGGTGCTGGACATGCCCAAACGCGAAGACGGTTCGCCCGCTGCGGTGCTGAAGGTCGACGGGCGGGAATATCGGCTGCGCGAGGGCGAGTTCATGCTGTGGGACGATACCTTCGAACACGAGGTGTGGAACGACAGCGAGCAGGTGCGCACCGTGCTGCTGCTGGACGTTCGCCGCCGCGATTTGCCCGGCGGGCTGCGGCTGCTTTCCCGCGCCATCATCGCGCTGGTGCGGTTGAACGTGCGCTGGATCCAGCGCACGTTCTAG
- a CDS encoding ABC transporter ATP-binding protein, with protein MSEAMLEFRNVDVFYGPIQALRQVSLQVNEGETVALIGANGAGKSTLLMSIFGQPRISGGQILFRGEDISRRSTHFVASSGIAQAPEGRRIFPDMSVEENLLMGTITVGNRYVQEDLQRMFELFPRLKERRNQRAMTMSGGEQQMLAIARALMSRPKLLLLDEPSLGLAPIIVKQIFGVLRELTRSGMTLFLVEQNANHALKLSDRGYVMVNGQIRLSGSGEELLSNQEVRKAYLGGG; from the coding sequence ATGAGTGAAGCGATGCTGGAATTTCGCAATGTCGACGTGTTTTACGGCCCGATCCAGGCGCTGCGGCAGGTGTCGCTGCAGGTGAACGAAGGGGAGACGGTGGCGCTGATCGGCGCCAACGGCGCGGGCAAATCCACGCTGCTGATGTCGATCTTCGGCCAGCCGCGCATCAGCGGCGGGCAGATCCTGTTTCGCGGCGAAGACATCAGCCGCCGTTCCACCCATTTCGTCGCCAGCAGCGGCATTGCGCAGGCGCCGGAGGGGCGGCGCATCTTCCCGGACATGAGCGTGGAGGAAAACCTGCTGATGGGCACCATTACCGTCGGCAATCGCTATGTGCAGGAGGATCTGCAGCGGATGTTCGAGCTGTTTCCACGGCTGAAGGAGCGGCGCAACCAGCGGGCGATGACCATGTCCGGCGGCGAACAGCAGATGCTGGCGATCGCCCGGGCGCTGATGAGCCGGCCCAAACTGCTGCTGCTGGACGAACCCAGCCTCGGGTTGGCGCCGATCATCGTCAAACAGATCTTCGGCGTGTTGCGCGAGCTGACCCGCAGCGGCATGACGCTGTTCCTGGTGGAGCAGAACGCCAACCATGCGCTGAAGCTGTCGGATCGCGGTTACGTGATGGTCAACGGCCAGATCCGCCTGAGCGGCAGCGGCGAAGAGCTGCTGAGCAATCAGGAGGTGAGAAAGGCCTATCTGGGCGGCGGATAA
- a CDS encoding ABC transporter ATP-binding protein — protein sequence MSDAILRVEHLMMRFGGIKALNDVNLEVERGSITALIGPNGAGKTTVFNCLTGFYRASGGAILLNTHKRPTDVIQVLGQKFRAGDWINPKRLGSRLYYKMFGGTHLVNRAGLARTFQNIRLFREMSVVENLLVAQHMLSNRNLIAGVLNTPGYRKAENEALDRAFYWLEVVDLVDCANRLAGEMSYGQQRRLEIARAMCTTPEMICLDEPAAGLNPVETATLSRIIRFLRQHHGITVLLIEHDMGMVMEISDRVIVLDHGDVIARGTPKEIQHNDAVIAAYLGADEEELAG from the coding sequence ATGAGCGACGCTATCCTGCGGGTGGAACATTTGATGATGCGCTTCGGCGGCATCAAGGCGCTGAACGACGTTAATCTGGAGGTGGAGCGCGGCTCCATCACCGCCTTGATCGGCCCCAACGGCGCCGGCAAAACCACGGTATTCAACTGCCTGACCGGCTTTTACCGCGCCAGCGGCGGCGCCATTTTGCTGAATACCCACAAGCGGCCGACCGACGTTATCCAGGTGCTGGGGCAAAAATTCCGCGCCGGCGACTGGATCAACCCAAAGCGGCTGGGCTCGCGCCTTTACTACAAAATGTTCGGCGGCACCCACCTGGTCAACCGCGCCGGCCTGGCGCGCACCTTCCAAAACATCCGGCTGTTCCGCGAGATGTCAGTGGTGGAGAACCTGCTGGTGGCGCAGCACATGCTGAGCAACCGCAACCTGATTGCCGGGGTGCTGAATACCCCGGGCTACCGCAAGGCCGAAAACGAGGCGCTGGACCGCGCCTTTTACTGGCTGGAGGTGGTGGATCTGGTGGACTGCGCCAACCGCTTGGCGGGGGAGATGTCCTACGGCCAGCAGCGCCGGCTGGAGATCGCCCGAGCCATGTGCACCACGCCGGAGATGATCTGCCTCGACGAACCGGCCGCCGGGCTCAATCCGGTGGAAACGGCCACGCTGAGCCGCATTATCCGCTTTTTGCGCCAGCATCACGGCATCACGGTGCTGCTGATTGAGCATGACATGGGGATGGTGATGGAGATCTCCGATCGGGTGATCGTGCTCGATCACGGCGACGTGATCGCGCGCGGCACGCCGAAGGAAATCCAGCATAACGATGCGGTGATAGCCGCCTACCTTGGCGCGGACGAAGAGGAGCTGGCGGGATGA
- the livM gene encoding high-affinity branched-chain amino acid ABC transporter permease LivM, which yields MSQTLINTGLDVKRSLLDAVLAGLIALIVFGPIVGIVLNGYSFNFEPHRLVWIIAAVMAGRLLLSLFLQTAPGRKVLARFDGGNDGVYVRPLGYQSRMRWVIPLMVAIALLFPFIATKYLLTVAILGLIYVLLGLGLNIVVGLAGLLDLGYVAFYAIGAYGLALGYQYLGLGFWAMLPLGALMAALAGALLGFPVLRMHGDYLAIVTLGFGEIIRLVLNNWMSLTGGPNGVSVPSPTIFGLEFGRRAKDGGVPIHEFLGIGYNPNLKFIFIYAVLFLVVLLVLYIKHRLTRMPIGRAWEALREDEIACRSLGLNHVLVKLSAFMMGASTAGLAGVFFATYQGFVNPTSFTFFESALILAIVVLGGMGSTIGVVLAAFVLTVAPELLRSFAEYRVLLFGVLMVVMMIWRPRGLVRISRASFAARKGVAP from the coding sequence ATGTCGCAAACCCTGATCAATACCGGGCTGGACGTTAAACGCAGCCTGCTGGACGCCGTGCTGGCGGGGCTTATCGCCCTGATCGTGTTCGGGCCGATCGTCGGCATCGTGCTGAACGGCTACAGCTTCAACTTCGAGCCGCACCGGCTGGTGTGGATTATCGCGGCGGTGATGGCCGGGCGGCTGCTGCTCAGCCTGTTCCTGCAAACCGCCCCAGGGCGCAAGGTGCTGGCGCGTTTCGACGGCGGTAACGACGGCGTGTACGTGCGGCCGCTGGGCTACCAATCCCGTATGCGTTGGGTGATCCCGCTGATGGTGGCGATAGCGCTGCTGTTTCCCTTCATCGCCACCAAATACCTGCTGACGGTGGCGATCCTCGGTCTGATCTACGTGCTGCTTGGGCTGGGGCTGAATATCGTGGTTGGGCTGGCGGGGCTGCTGGATCTGGGTTACGTGGCGTTTTACGCCATCGGCGCCTACGGGCTGGCGCTGGGCTACCAGTATCTGGGGCTGGGGTTTTGGGCGATGCTGCCGCTGGGGGCGCTGATGGCGGCGCTGGCGGGCGCGTTGCTGGGCTTCCCGGTGCTGCGCATGCACGGCGATTATCTGGCCATAGTGACGCTGGGCTTTGGCGAAATCATCCGGCTGGTGCTGAACAACTGGATGTCGCTGACCGGCGGCCCCAACGGCGTTTCGGTGCCTTCGCCGACCATTTTCGGCCTGGAGTTTGGCCGGCGAGCCAAAGACGGCGGGGTGCCGATCCACGAGTTCCTCGGCATCGGCTATAACCCCAACCTCAAGTTCATCTTTATCTATGCGGTGCTGTTTCTGGTGGTGCTGCTGGTGCTGTACATCAAGCACCGGCTGACGCGCATGCCGATCGGCCGCGCCTGGGAAGCGCTGCGCGAAGACGAAATCGCCTGCCGCTCTCTGGGCCTGAACCACGTGCTGGTGAAACTGTCGGCCTTTATGATGGGCGCCTCTACCGCCGGGCTGGCCGGGGTGTTTTTCGCCACCTATCAGGGGTTCGTTAACCCGACCTCGTTCACCTTCTTCGAATCGGCGCTGATCCTGGCGATCGTGGTGCTGGGCGGCATGGGGTCGACCATCGGCGTGGTGCTGGCGGCCTTCGTGCTCACGGTGGCGCCCGAGTTGCTGCGCAGCTTCGCCGAATACCGGGTGTTGCTGTTTGGCGTGTTGATGGTGGTGATGATGATCTGGCGGCCGCGCGGGCTGGTGCGCATCAGCCGCGCCAGCTTTGCCGCCCGCAAGGGGGTGGCGCCATGA